Proteins from a genomic interval of Polaribacter sejongensis:
- a CDS encoding FKBP-type peptidyl-prolyl cis-trans isomerase, whose amino-acid sequence MSQVKANNTVKVHYTGKLSDGQVFDTSEGKEPIEFVLGQGQLIPGFEQGLIDMKVNEKKTITIAKEEAYGEVNDQLIQEIDRANLPQDMEPKVGMGLVSKSPEGQEMNLMIVEVKDASVVIDGNHPLAGRDLVFDLEVVEIKETEITA is encoded by the coding sequence ATGAGTCAAGTAAAAGCGAATAACACAGTAAAAGTACATTATACAGGTAAATTATCTGATGGACAAGTTTTTGATACGTCTGAAGGAAAAGAGCCAATAGAATTTGTTTTAGGACAAGGACAGTTAATTCCTGGTTTTGAGCAAGGTTTAATTGACATGAAAGTGAATGAAAAGAAAACCATTACTATCGCTAAAGAAGAAGCGTATGGTGAGGTAAACGATCAATTGATTCAAGAAATTGATAGAGCTAATCTTCCACAAGATATGGAGCCAAAAGTTGGTATGGGATTGGTTTCTAAGTCTCCAGAAGGACAAGAAATGAATTTAATGATTGTAGAGGTAAAAGATGCAAGCGTTGTTATAGATGGTAACCATCCTTTAGCAGGTAGAGATCTTGTTTTTGATCTTGAAGTTGTAGAAATTAAAGAAACTGAAATTACAGCATAA
- the yddG gene encoding aromatic amino acid DMT transporter YddG, whose protein sequence is MNQITKGTLIGFSAIILWSAIVALIKEVSNSFGAIGGSALIYTVAFLFLIFSVGWVPLKKFSKKYLILGGFLIVAYEICLALSIGYSQNSKQAIEIGMVNYLWPSFTMVATVVFHTKKANWLIIPGILCSMVGIMWVLGGDEGIDISQMILNIKSNPLSYTLAFVGVILWSAYCVVTIKLAKGINGITLFFMLVAIVLWVKFFLFGNQISNFNFNLESIIYLILAAICMGFGYAAWNVGIMKGNVTILTGASYFIPVFSSAVSSMILSTPLGLSFWQGAILVCVGSILCWLSTKNLKLKSRN, encoded by the coding sequence ATGAATCAAATTACTAAAGGGACATTAATTGGTTTCTCAGCGATAATTTTGTGGAGTGCTATTGTCGCATTAATTAAAGAGGTTAGTAATTCATTTGGTGCAATTGGTGGTTCTGCGTTAATTTATACAGTTGCATTTCTTTTTTTGATTTTTAGTGTAGGTTGGGTACCACTAAAGAAATTTTCTAAGAAGTATTTGATTTTAGGTGGATTTTTAATTGTTGCTTATGAAATTTGTCTTGCATTATCGATTGGTTATTCCCAAAATTCAAAACAAGCAATTGAAATTGGAATGGTAAACTATTTATGGCCAAGTTTTACAATGGTTGCAACAGTAGTTTTTCATACAAAAAAGGCTAATTGGTTAATTATTCCTGGAATCTTATGTTCTATGGTTGGAATAATGTGGGTTTTGGGTGGTGATGAAGGAATAGATATTTCTCAAATGATTTTAAATATCAAAAGTAATCCATTGAGTTATACTTTAGCATTTGTAGGTGTAATTCTCTGGTCAGCTTATTGTGTTGTAACGATAAAATTAGCAAAAGGAATAAATGGTATTACTTTATTCTTTATGCTTGTTGCAATTGTGCTTTGGGTAAAATTCTTTTTGTTTGGAAATCAAATTTCTAATTTTAATTTCAACTTAGAATCAATAATTTATTTGATTTTGGCAGCTATTTGTATGGGATTTGGTTATGCTGCTTGGAATGTTGGTATTATGAAAGGAAATGTTACAATTTTAACTGGAGCTTCTTATTTTATTCCTGTTTTTTCTTCAGCAGTTTCTTCTATGATATTGTCAACACCTTTAGGTTTATCATTTTGGCAAGGTGCAATACTTGTTTGTGTAGGTTCTATTTTGTGTTGGTTATCTACTAAGAATCTTAAACTTAAAAGCAGAAATTAA
- a CDS encoding WG repeat-containing protein has product MKTRTITITLLLFINFIYSQKEVIANDFGKNFDGISFGILKNDGFALVDTLGNVTADKITFKKHDKNLNTFTFYKGVTYDFDNNKNLYRLIDFNKNPISEYKFKEIQPFITDNTWAITKDDKEVFIDLQGNVICNYNKKEINKQLGITELSSSMKIFKALSNKKVEVFYDGLKQITNLKTKKIGFINKSNKIVISPYYDKSSNFSNGLVAVCKLSGNSYLWGFIDSKNNKIIPFKYTKKPGDFYSNRAIVVNKKGKKGYIDNNGELIIPAKYDVVTDFYKGYALVKDSYYSSEINLIDINGKIINSFDKEIEVKATKSNLISLVNEQKTIAILRTNRKTVIINSKKEILSKPFAKIINLINGKAFAINYDSKGISEKGLINTKGEFIVKIIESEF; this is encoded by the coding sequence ATGAAAACAAGAACTATAACAATTACTTTATTATTATTCATCAATTTTATTTATTCACAAAAAGAAGTTATAGCAAATGACTTTGGAAAAAACTTTGATGGAATATCTTTTGGAATATTAAAAAATGATGGATTTGCATTGGTTGATACTCTTGGAAATGTTACGGCTGATAAAATAACATTTAAAAAACACGATAAAAATTTAAACACTTTCACCTTTTATAAAGGTGTTACTTATGATTTCGACAACAATAAAAACTTATATCGATTAATTGATTTCAATAAAAATCCAATTTCCGAATATAAATTTAAAGAAATACAACCATTCATTACTGATAATACTTGGGCAATTACTAAAGATGATAAAGAAGTCTTTATTGACTTACAAGGAAACGTAATATGTAATTACAACAAAAAGGAAATAAACAAACAATTAGGTATTACTGAATTATCTTCAAGCATGAAAATTTTTAAAGCTCTGAGTAATAAAAAAGTTGAAGTGTTTTATGATGGTTTAAAACAAATTACGAATCTAAAAACTAAAAAAATAGGCTTCATAAATAAATCTAATAAAATTGTAATTTCACCCTATTATGACAAATCTTCAAACTTTTCAAATGGTTTAGTCGCGGTTTGTAAATTATCAGGAAACAGTTACTTATGGGGATTTATTGATTCAAAAAATAATAAAATAATTCCTTTTAAGTATACAAAAAAGCCTGGTGATTTCTATTCTAATCGAGCTATTGTAGTGAATAAAAAAGGAAAAAAAGGATACATTGACAATAATGGTGAATTAATTATTCCTGCAAAATATGATGTAGTAACTGATTTTTATAAAGGTTATGCTTTAGTTAAAGACAGTTATTATTCTTCAGAAATTAATTTAATTGACATAAATGGTAAAATTATCAATTCATTTGATAAAGAAATTGAAGTAAAAGCTACTAAATCAAATTTAATTTCTCTAGTTAATGAACAAAAAACAATTGCAATTTTAAGGACTAATAGAAAAACAGTAATTATAAATTCTAAAAAGGAAATTTTAAGTAAACCATTTGCCAAAATAATAAACTTAATAAACGGAAAAGCTTTTGCTATAAACTATGATTCTAAAGGAATTAGTGAAAAAGGGTTAATAAACACAAAAGGGGAGTTTATAGTTAAAATTATAGAATCGGAATTCTAA
- a CDS encoding DUF3024 domain-containing protein, which yields MPTKIIDINKSTIKSYVEYLRPEDLEIRKQIDIGYTYDGKSVILFQIRPQWNNPEQKLQIDFAKITRIKSKKIWKLYWMRSNEKWTLYEPFSEATHLSEIIAIIKKDEHGCFFG from the coding sequence ATGCCAACAAAAATCATAGACATTAACAAATCTACTATAAAAAGTTACGTAGAATACTTAAGACCAGAAGATTTAGAAATTAGAAAACAAATAGATATTGGCTATACTTATGACGGTAAATCGGTCATTCTGTTTCAAATAAGACCACAATGGAACAACCCTGAACAGAAATTACAAATTGATTTCGCTAAAATTACGCGTATAAAGTCTAAAAAAATATGGAAACTCTATTGGATGCGTTCCAACGAAAAATGGACGCTCTATGAACCATTTTCAGAAGCTACACATTTAAGTGAAATTATTGCAATTATTAAAAAAGATGAACACGGTTGCTTTTTCGGGTAA
- a CDS encoding UPF0158 family protein, with the protein METTKQHIIKKIAQDLDCGSECYYNFKTNEIIAIPDFSQVFDEDVFKEAFGEPLERVEQQKADFIKIEPLESSESFKIMERFVAQLTDQNFKLKLQAVLQRKKTFQNFKHQIEQSNFRQEWFDFKQLELEKIVAKKLH; encoded by the coding sequence ATGGAGACAACAAAACAACACATAATTAAAAAAATTGCACAAGATTTAGATTGTGGTAGTGAATGCTATTATAATTTTAAAACAAATGAAATTATAGCAATTCCAGATTTCTCACAAGTATTTGATGAAGATGTATTTAAAGAGGCTTTTGGTGAACCTTTAGAAAGGGTTGAGCAACAAAAAGCAGATTTCATAAAAATTGAACCTTTAGAAAGTTCCGAATCCTTTAAAATAATGGAACGTTTTGTAGCACAATTAACTGACCAAAATTTCAAATTAAAATTGCAAGCTGTTTTACAAAGAAAAAAAACATTTCAGAATTTTAAACATCAAATAGAACAATCTAATTTTAGACAAGAGTGGTTTGATTTTAAACAACTCGAACTAGAGAAAATAGTCGCAAAAAAATTACACTAA